The DNA region CCCGTAGGGGGCCATCAGCAATTCAACTTTGCGGTGAATACAGCTGACCTTGCCGCAGACGGATTCGCTCTGTTCAAAGCGTTGGGAATCTTCTCAAACGGTTATCGAAACGGATCGTTCTTCTTGCAGGTTCATGTAAATGGTCAGAACGGTGCTCAGCTAAATGGCAGAGGCTCTGGTGTAATCAATGTCCAGGGCCACTTTGATGTCTTCAATCCTGCTGCTGGTTACGGGAGTGGGCTGATTCTTCATGGCATCTGGGACCTCGGCATCGGTAATCTTCTCTTTCACCATAGCGCCCGATTGGACCCGGGGTGCTAGCCATGATTCGATATATAGCCGCACTCCTCCTGGCTTTTTCCGCGTTCCGCATGAAAGCGCAAAAGATAGACATCTATAGCGTCCGAATTCCTCTTCCTGACGGCAATGTTCTTGGAGTCGCTTTGGATGAAGCTCAGGGAATGTTTTTCGTCCAACAGAGTATGTTATCGCCAGGTGCAAATGGGCGGGGTATCAGCTCACATCTGCAAATAACATCTTGGGGGCTTCAGAACCACTCTCTGATAAAGCAGCGGATCTTCCCAGAAGCCCCAACTGGTGCATCGGCGTTCCCGTGTGGTCGCGTAGAAACATCTGCAACTTTACATCGGGTTTACGTATGCAGCGCAGGGTCACATCTGGAAGTCATCGACCCAGACAACTTGGCGACGGTTGGAACGATGGCTCAAGCGGACGGCCAAATCATTACCGACTTCGCAGTTGATGACTCGCACGGTAGGGTGCTTGTACTATCCGCACAAAGAGATCGATCTGTGCATCTTGCCAGTTACTCTCTGCTAAACGGAGAGAAGCAGCAGGAGGCGGTTTTTCCGACCATCAATGCCACGAGAATGAGTCTTGCTGTTGGTCTCCGAACTGGGCAGGTCGGAGTCTCTTTAGATGTGGCTAACCGTTCTGGGAACAAAGCAGATATTTATACGTGTGCGGATGCCCCGAATCTCGCCTGCACTAAGATCGCTCAAATCGACGCAGTGTCACAGATCAGCTTCCTAGGAAGGCAAATGCTGGTTGCGACCAGCACCTTCGCGGACAACAAGAAAGACTGTATCCTAACCGTTGATCCAATGACGCGAGCGATTTCTCGTGAATACTGTTCGCCTTTAACCGGTGTTCATTACGCAGTGGGTGTCGTGGACAAGACCTATGTCGTAGGCTTCACGGGAATCAGCAAAAGAAACTGGTTCAGCGAGGAAAACAAATCTGTGGCGAGTTCATTCTCAATATGGAGGGCCGAAACACCACAGGTTGCCGCTGTTGCAAAAGACCCAACCGACTATGGCGCGTTCCAGAACGAACTCAGGATAGTAGCAAGCAGTACGAAGCCAATCTTCATCGCATACCAGCGCGTGTCGAATGTGCTCTATCTGTACTCCATCACGGACAGTCATTAGAGATCGGCAAGAGGGAAGGATGTTTGCCGCAATCGTTGAGCGATGAGCGGCAGCCATCTCGGGAACGCCAGCCATCGCATAGGCGATCTGTCGCGGCTCTCCCTTGCACCGTCCATCGTGAAGAAACTCCCATAGTTTTCCGATATTTTCTTTCAGATGAAGATATGGCCAATTGGTGAGCGCGCCAGGCGAAGCTCTCTTGAGCGCATCGAGAAGGTGGTGAATACTCTCAACCTTTCTCATCGCATCGCGCAAATCCGGCCACCTCACTTCGATGAAGATAACCAGCTCATCGCGTCGCCGCTCAAACTGGTCCAGCGGAATGCGTCGAGGCCTGCCACGCTTTGCAATCGCCGCAATCTTGGCAGGTTCTCCAATTCCATCCGGAGTGAGTTTGCATCTTGAATCGGAGAGATCAATGGCACTGTCATTACCACCTGGCAGAATGAAGTGTTTCTCCAATGCCGCAACCCGTTTTTCAAGCTGATCGACTTTTTCTGTCAAGGATGCAACTGAGATTTCTTGCACGAAATTAGCCTTGTTTTTATTCGTCTTCCTCATAAATCGACCCGATATTCAGTATCTCCCTCATATGTGCAAATCGCTCTTTTTACAAAGGCTTCCCTGCTGGAAGACATACCCTAGTATGCCCCTGAGAGATGGGGTTAGAAAATCCAAATTCGATTTCAGGTGAGCTGGATGCGGTTCATCTCAAGTCCGGGGAGCCGGTTGACCCCTCCGGTCCGGGGCTGAAGGAATCTACACTTCCACCGACAGCAGAACAAACCCCTGCGGCTCATCTGAACTCCCGGCATGGCGCATTGCGCCATGCCGGGAACACGCTTCAGCCTAAAAGGGGGCAGGAGTTTGAGGACGGAGTCCTCAACAGCGCCGCAGGCGCTGTGCCTCTATCTTGTTTTATCGATAAGAGACTAATCGTCACAGCCGATGACGCCACTACTGGCGACGAGCTTTGCACAGCCAACCTCTTCTCCCGCGACAGGGAATCCGGCTGGAGTGCGACGTAGCGGAAAAGCTCAAGGAGCTAACCAATTCCCATGACAAGCGAGGCCGCAAAAAAGGCTGTGGAGCTTGGACCGTCAAAGGAACGTCTTTCGATGCCAAGCAGCAAACGTTCATTCGCCTAAATTGCAAGTGCTGGGAATGCAAGTATTGTGGCCCTCGGCGGACAAAACGTTGCAAACATTCCATTAGGCGATGGGCGGAGACGCTTCGCTTGAACCGGTTCGTAACCCTAACACTAGACCCTAAGAAGCTGAATGGTGAGGATTCTACCAAGTATCTGAGCCGGACTTTTGCGAAGTTTAGAAGCGTCTTGCACAGAAAGTATGGAAAAGCGCTGAGCTACATCCGGGTTCTTGAGTATCAGGTGAACGGCACAGCCCATTGTCACCTCCTCCTCAATCAATTCATCGACATTCATTGGCTTCGCGCAGAATGGCAAGCGGTGGGAGATGGGTGGAACGTTTGGATCAGCATGGTCGAGATTCGTAATGTTGTCGGATACCTTACGAAATACCTAACTAAAGACCTCTTGCTGTCTGCCCCGAAAGGTTCACGGCGCATTACAACATCGCGCGATATTCATCTCTTCGAGAAACCTAAGACAGACTCCAACTGGGAGTTGCTGAAAGGGCCAATCGACGTTCTGCGGCTTCGTTTTACCGCAGTAGTCAATGAGAAGTTTTGCGAAATCGAGGGATCGCTGTCTGCATTCACCGTGTTCGCAAATGCTGCATAACGTTTATCGCAATAACGAATACAACGTTACATACGTTGAACGAAAGGAAGACATGAAACCAAAAACCAAAACCTTACCTTGCGCACTCTGCGGTCGCTTGCTCGACCAACGGGCTGATAAAAACAACAAACCGTACTTTATCTGCGAGCCTTGCGGAACGCAATTCTTTATACGAGGAGCCGCTGGCCGGGAACGCTTGGTTGTTCTGCTGGAGAGTGCCGAGTTGCCAGATACGAAGAACGCAAAATCACACGGCTTATCCGTTTCCGAACAAAAAGCGCTGTCTGATGATCTGGAAAAGCTCCAAGGGTATATCGAGACTTTTTGTGAAGACGACATAATTATCCCCAACGAACCGTTTACAACCGATAATACCGTCCCATTTTCTGAATGGAGCGGTGAAGTCTGCACACGAATCAACAGGGCGATTAATCCATTCGTAAAATCTTAGACCCCAAAAATCGGAGATGAAGCACATGAAGTTACTGACAGCAAAACAGCTTTCTCTCATGCTTGGAGTTCCAGATGGAACCCTACGTTATTGGCGCAATGTTGGACTTGGCCCTGTGTGGCACAAGCTAGAAGGTTCCATCCGGTATGATGTTCGGGACGTAGAAACTTACGTTGAGAGCAATCGTCGTATTCCTTCCGTGCGGGCGTACATGGAGGAACGCAATGGCTCTTTATAAAAGGGGTGGAGTCTTTCATTACGACTTCACTATGGACGGCAGACGTTATCGCGGGACGACAAAGGAGAAGGTCGCTTCGACGGCCCGCATGATCGAAGCCAAGTTGATGCAAGATGCAAAGCAGCGAAAGCTGACTGCACAGCGCAGAACGCTAACGCTCGCTGAGTTCTCAAAGCGGTTTCTTGCTTGGGTGGAAAGCACCCGGCTGGAACCGGAATCGAAGAAGTATTACCAGTCGGGATGGAGAATGCTTTCTGGGATGCCCATTGCCGGTGTGCGACTTGCACACATCACCACGGACGAAGCCGAAGCGCTTCGGTTTAAGCATTCGCCTGCGAATGCCAACCGGGCGTTGCGTACTTTACGTAGGATGTTAGGCAAAGCAGCGGAATGGGGGGTAATCGCGGCTTCTCCCCGTATCAAGCTCGTAAAGGAATATGGGCGGTCTGCGATTATCGACGCTGAGGCGGAGTTCAAGTTGCTTGCGGTAGCGACTCAGCCTCTTCGCGATATTCTCACCATCATTCTCGATACCGGGATGCGTCCTGGTGAGGTCTTCCAGATGCGTTGGGAAGACATCAATTGGGATGGGGGAATGATCTTCATTCCGCGAGGTAAGACAAAGCTTTCACGCCGATTCATTCCCATGAGTGAAAGAGTCACAAAGGCTCTCCACACTCGCAGGAAGGATGCGACAGAAGGCTGGGTATTCCCCTCTGACTCCGTAGTCGGTCATATCACAACCGTTGCCACGGCTTTTGAAACTGCGAGAGCCAAAGCACGGTTGTCCAAGGATATTGTTCTCTACAGTGCTCGCCATACGTTCGCGACGAAGATCATGGGAGCTACCGGCAATCTCTCCCTTGTCATGCGTGCCTTGGGTCACACCAACGCGCAGACGGCCATGATCTATCAGCATCCGAGTCTCGAAACGGTGCGTAATGTTGTGAATGAAAATCACTTAGTCATACCGTTAAGTCACAATTCACGTCACACGGTTGTTATGTAGCAGAAGCAAATCGCTGCAAAGCGTTGATTTGTTTGGTGGGCCCGGAGGGATTTGAACCCCCAACCAAGGGATTATGAGTCCCCTGCTCTAACCGTTGAGCTACAGGCCCTTTAGGAGGGTTTTGCAACAGAAAGCAAAAAGCTTGGTGAAGTCTTTGCTCGGCGGCTCTGGTAGGCGCTTCAGGAGTAGTGCCGGTTGCTCTCTTAGTCTCGCATAGCCGCTCGACAGCAGCCAACTCGTGGGACTGGTGAGGCCCTCATGGGTCGACGGCCTCTTCGACGATACGTCGACGCTTGCGCTGATCGGGGCGCTGCAAAGCATTCGTACAAACGCCGTTGGAGCGGTCATTCGCGAGGCCTGCGTTTGATGCGGCGGTCATTCTCCCCGTCCGGGTCGTACGCATACATACTCGGAGCCGTGCTCGTGGCGGGATCCGCACCCGCGTGGTCAATTTGCATTCGGAACGGTATGCTTGCGGCTGAAGTTTGTCGCCGAGGTCACTCGTATTTCCATGCAGCAAGGCAATCCTGAAGAGATAACCCAGCCTGTTCCCCGGCGCCGTTGGCGCATCGCGTGGCTGCTTGGCATCGGTGTGCTGGTCAACTACTTCGACCGCGTCAACCTCTCGGTCTCGCACGCGGCGCTGGTGACGGCGTTCGGAATATCGGACATCACCTTCGGCATTCTGTCGGCCGCATACAACTGGACCTACGCTCTCTGCCAGCTTCCAGTCGGCGTTTTGCTCGATCGCTTCGGTGTACGCAAGGTTGGGCGGGTGAGCGCCTTCATGTGGAGTGTGGCATCTCTGCTTGCGGCGGCTTCTCCCAACCTCGGCTCGCTGTTTGGTGCGCGACTTCTGCTTGGCGTAGGCGAAGCGCCGACGTTTCCGGCAAATGCAAAGGCCACCGGCTACTGGTTTCCTCCCGAAGAGCGCGGCATGGCCACGGCGATCTTCGATGCCGCGGCAAAGTTTGCGTCCGCGCTGGGAGTGCCGCTGCTGGGCGTCATCCTGATCAAGGCAGGCTGGCGGTGGAGCTTCTTTCTCACCGGCCTCGTCAGCCTGCTGTACTTCTTCGCGTTCTACAAGCTCTACCGCGACCCCGGCGACGATCCCGAGCTGAGCGGTATCGAGAAGCGACACATCGCAGGGCCGGTCTCCTCCGAATGGACCCCGCTTGAGACTGAGCCCGAGCAGCGTGTGGGACTTGGATACCTGTTGACCCGACGCAAGGTCATCGGGCTCTCGCTTGGCTTCGGCTCCTACAACTACGTCTTTTACCTGCTGCTGACGTGGCTGCCCAGTTATCTCTCAAGCGAACTCGGCATCGACCTGCTGCACTCGTTTCTCTACACGGGAGTGCCGTGGCTCTTTGCCACCTTCACTGATGTGCTCGGAGGCTGGTCTGCCGACCACCTCATCAAGCGCGGTTACGATGCGAGTAATGTGCGCAAGGCGTACCTGATCGGCGGTCTGGCGTGCGGCCTTGGAATCATCGGCACGGCGTACTCGCACACGGCGATGCAGGCGCTCCTCTGGATCAGCATCTCGCTCGGTGGCCTGTCGGCGGCGGCGCCCGTGGGCTGGTCGGTTCCGTCGATCATCGCACCACGCGGAAGCGTGGGGTCGGTGGGCGGCATCATCAACTTCTCGAACCAGCTCTCCGGAATCTTCGCGCCGGTCGTCACTGGCTACATTGTTGCCATCACGCACTCGTATACGTGGGCATTCTGGGTCGCGGCGATCTACCTTCTCATCGGTATCGCGGGCTACATCTTTCTGCTTGGCCGCATCGAGCCTATCGAGTCGCCGCGGCAGACTGCGTAATGCTCTCGCTGCATGATCGTTCTGGCAACATGCCTCTTCTGGAAGAAGTGTCATCCTGAGCGAAGGCGCAGCCGAAGTCGAAGGACCTGCATTTCACTTGTAGCGCACCGCAACACTTCCTCAAACACGCTTCATGGTGTCATCCTTAACACCATGAAGCGTGTTTCTCTCTTAAGCTCCATCGCCGCCCTTCTTCTCTGCGCCTTCGCCGCCTTCGCGCAGGAGAATGGAAACTGGCGTGCCGCCAACCAGACCGCGAAGTCGATCACCGGCGACATCGGCATCGCACCGGAGAAGATATTCATCAACTTCGCGCGCTTCACCATGTCGCGCATCCGCGCGCTACAGCCCGCCGAGATCTCGGCTTTCGCATCGGAGGCAACCGCCGCCGGAACCGGCAGTCTCTACCGCCTCAGCATCCCGCCCGACCAGAAGTTCCTCCACAAAAACACGCTCTGCGGCTCCGACGAGACACAGTGGATGGCGACCTACGTTGAAGGCAAAACGTTGAAGGTTGCCTTCTTCTCCGACGCCAAGCCTCCCGTCTTCACGCTCGAGGCGTTGCAGAACTCCACCAATCTCTGCGGGACATTTACTTACGTCAAATAAAGCCGAACGATGCAGCGCACGAACAAAGACGCGAGCATGTCGCTTCTGCTCGCGCCGCAAACTTCAAGCGCAGCCCATGGCGATTTCATTTCACAAGCAAAATACAGGGATTCTTCCGCTTCGCCGCAGATGTGGGTTCATTCGAGCGAAGCTCGAACCTCTCTGAAGCGCCACTAAAACCATCTTCCTGAAAACTATCTTCCCAGATAGGTCTTGTACTGCGTCTCGACCACGCCAGTGTTGCGGGCCAGGTTCAGCTTTGCCTGGTTGTACTGATACAGCGTCTGCACCAGCCTGCTCTTGGCTGCTGCCAACGTTGCCTGTGCCTGCACGACTGGAAGATTGTCATCTACACCGGCAATATAGCGGTCGGTGGTGTCCTGAAGCTGCTGCGAAGCAAGGTCGACATTGGAACGCGCCACCTGCACCAGCGCCTGCGCCGTCGCAACATCCATCATCGACGCGCGAATCTGCTGCTCGATCGAAACTTTCAGGCTCGCCACCTGCTGCCGCAGCCCGGTGACCTGCGCCTGGGCGACCTCGCGCTCACCGCGCAGCTGTCCTTCCTGAAAGATCGGGAACGTCAGTTTGCCTGCCGCGGAGAAGACACCGTGATAGAGCCCCGTCGTCTCACCCAGCACACCGTAGTTGCCATCGAACGCCAGCGAAGGCAGACGCTCGTACTTCACCGCCTTTACCGTTCGCCCCGCAAGCTCCTGCTGGGCCTGCAAACTGCGCAGGTCCTTGCGGCGATCAAACGCCAGCGCCATCGCCTGGTCCAGAGGAAGCTCTGCGAACTCCGCATAAGGCGCGGGATCGGTCAGCGTCAACTCCTGCTCGGCAGGCAGGCCGATCAGCCTGTTCAGCGCAATCTTGTCCTTGGCGAAGACATTCTCATCGTTGATCAGCGTCTGCTGCTGCGTCTGAAGTTGTACCCGCGCGCGCAGCACATCGAGGTGCGTACCCACACCGGCATCGTGCGATGCCTCCGCCTGATGCAGCGCCACCTCGTCAGCCTTCACCAGGGAGCGGGCATTCTCGATCTCCGCCGCATCGGCAACAGCGCGCAGATACTGCGTGGCAACGTTCAGCACCACCGTGCCGCGCTGGTTCAGCATCGACCATGACGCTACCTCATCGGCCTTCTGTGCCGCGCGATACATGTAGTACGCCGGGACGTTGAAGAGCTGCTGATTCAGGTTCAACTGCGCGGCCGTCACATCAACCTTGACGATCTCGGGAAAGGTCCCGGTGAATCCGGGAATCTTGATGTTCTGCGGCTTGAAGCCCATCGCCGCCAGGTTGGTCTCCTGCGTGGAGGTGCGCGCCGTTGCCGTCATGCTGGGCATCAGGTTGTTCTTTACCGTCAGCACCTGCCCATGCACCAGCTTCTGGTTCTGCACACTCAGCTCGATACTGAGATTGTGTTTCAGCCCGCGATTGATCGCCTCGTCGATGCTCAACGGCAAAGCGCCGGGGGTCGCCCGTTCCACGGTCACTCCCCCGGCCAACTGCATGACGGAGGGGTTCGGAGCCGGAGCCAGCGGCAGGTCGTCTGCTTTGGGCTGCTGTGCCTGAATAGGCCCGGCCAGCGCAAAACACAGCATCGCCGCCGGAAAAAGAGTCAACTTCATGAAAAAACGGGGCTCCACTCTCATTTCAAGGTAGGACAAGCCAAACTTCGCTTCAGTGGATTAGATTACCCGGCACTGGGCAGGGTTGCGAAATCTGACGGCTTTAAATGACCTTTCCACCCTGTCGTCTAAAATACTTACGACACCCTTATGCGTCCAAACCCTATGACCCGTCTCGTGCTCGTCGCTTCCCTTCTCTTTGCCAGTCTGCCCGCCGTCGCACAATATTCGGCACCGCCCAACACCGGCAACACTTTTAAAGACACCTCGCTGATCAAACCTCCCGCAGGGGCGAAGATCGCGATTATCAAGTTCGAAGACCTCGA from Acidobacteriota bacterium includes:
- a CDS encoding helix-turn-helix domain-containing protein, whose protein sequence is MKLLTAKQLSLMLGVPDGTLRYWRNVGLGPVWHKLEGSIRYDVRDVETYVESNRRIPSVRAYMEERNGSL
- a CDS encoding tyrosine-type recombinase/integrase; this translates as MALYKRGGVFHYDFTMDGRRYRGTTKEKVASTARMIEAKLMQDAKQRKLTAQRRTLTLAEFSKRFLAWVESTRLEPESKKYYQSGWRMLSGMPIAGVRLAHITTDEAEALRFKHSPANANRALRTLRRMLGKAAEWGVIAASPRIKLVKEYGRSAIIDAEAEFKLLAVATQPLRDILTIILDTGMRPGEVFQMRWEDINWDGGMIFIPRGKTKLSRRFIPMSERVTKALHTRRKDATEGWVFPSDSVVGHITTVATAFETARAKARLSKDIVLYSARHTFATKIMGATGNLSLVMRALGHTNAQTAMIYQHPSLETVRNVVNENHLVIPLSHNSRHTVVM
- a CDS encoding MFS transporter, with amino-acid sequence MQQGNPEEITQPVPRRRWRIAWLLGIGVLVNYFDRVNLSVSHAALVTAFGISDITFGILSAAYNWTYALCQLPVGVLLDRFGVRKVGRVSAFMWSVASLLAAASPNLGSLFGARLLLGVGEAPTFPANAKATGYWFPPEERGMATAIFDAAAKFASALGVPLLGVILIKAGWRWSFFLTGLVSLLYFFAFYKLYRDPGDDPELSGIEKRHIAGPVSSEWTPLETEPEQRVGLGYLLTRRKVIGLSLGFGSYNYVFYLLLTWLPSYLSSELGIDLLHSFLYTGVPWLFATFTDVLGGWSADHLIKRGYDASNVRKAYLIGGLACGLGIIGTAYSHTAMQALLWISISLGGLSAAAPVGWSVPSIIAPRGSVGSVGGIINFSNQLSGIFAPVVTGYIVAITHSYTWAFWVAAIYLLIGIAGYIFLLGRIEPIESPRQTA
- a CDS encoding TolC family protein, which gives rise to MLCFALAGPIQAQQPKADDLPLAPAPNPSVMQLAGGVTVERATPGALPLSIDEAINRGLKHNLSIELSVQNQKLVHGQVLTVKNNLMPSMTATARTSTQETNLAAMGFKPQNIKIPGFTGTFPEIVKVDVTAAQLNLNQQLFNVPAYYMYRAAQKADEVASWSMLNQRGTVVLNVATQYLRAVADAAEIENARSLVKADEVALHQAEASHDAGVGTHLDVLRARVQLQTQQQTLINDENVFAKDKIALNRLIGLPAEQELTLTDPAPYAEFAELPLDQAMALAFDRRKDLRSLQAQQELAGRTVKAVKYERLPSLAFDGNYGVLGETTGLYHGVFSAAGKLTFPIFQEGQLRGEREVAQAQVTGLRQQVASLKVSIEQQIRASMMDVATAQALVQVARSNVDLASQQLQDTTDRYIAGVDDNLPVVQAQATLAAAKSRLVQTLYQYNQAKLNLARNTGVVETQYKTYLGR